One Anguilla rostrata isolate EN2019 chromosome 15, ASM1855537v3, whole genome shotgun sequence genomic window carries:
- the casp20 gene encoding caspase 20, apoptosis-related cysteine peptidase isoform X2 produces MTRSMQDIRKRKVPLTETLMSDPDYILQHVQQENLITRREYTNIRSVQRSSEGRVIDLLDKVMDKGEETCRRFLSLLQQPEVQDTFPPLKKLCSGEFTDNPVQETQNAALSEYRMSSLPRGHCLIFNNQHFETESLKERKGSYQDAEALEQVFSWLGFSVHVLQDQPVQEMRSQLQQFSRVEHSDCFVCCVLSHGAEQGIYGRDGALLRIQDVLSPFNGANCPSLANKPKVFFIQACQGKRVQEAVTVHADCPGGATDPGTDAGATHGYTLPVDSDFLVGMATVPECVSIRHSVRGSWYIQALCQELRQGCARREDILTILTRVNEEVSRREGDLCSQYGPQLAKQMPDPRFTLRKRLVFPVPSISSPTL; encoded by the exons ATG ACACGCAGCATGCAGGACATTCGGAAGAGGAAGGTTCCTTTGACAGAAACGCTGATGTCGGATCCAGACTACATTTTGCAGCATGTCCAGCAGGAGAACCTGATCACACGGCGGGAATACACCAACATTCGTAGCGTTCAGCGGTCCAGCGAGGGCAGAGTCATCGATCTGCTGGACAAGGTGATGGACAAGGGAGAGGAGACCTGCCGTCGTTTTTTGTCCCTCCTACAGCAGCCTGAAGTCCAGGATACCTTCCCGCCTCTAAAAAAACTTTGTTCAGGGGAATTTACAG ACAACCCCGTCCAGGAAACACAGAATGCAGCG CTCAGTGAATACAGGATGTCTAGTCTGCCACGCGGCCACTGTCTGATCTTCAATAATCAGCACTTTGAAACAGAGAGCCTTAAGGAGCGCAAGGGATCCTACCAAGATGCTG AGGCTCTGGAGCAGGTGTTCAGCTGGCTGGGGTTCAGTGTGCACGTGCTGCAGGACCAGCCGGTGCAGGAGATGcgcagccagctgcagcagttcAGCCGTGTGGAACACAGCGACTGCTTCGTGTGCTGCGTGCTCAGCCACGGGGCGGAGCAGGGCATTTACGGCCGCGACGGGGCGCTCCTCCGGATTCAGGACGTCCTCTCCCCCTTCAACGGGGCCAACTGCCCCTCACTGGCCAACAAGCCCAAGGTCTTCTTCATCCAGGCCTGCCAGGGGAAGAGGGTGCAGGAGGCGGTGACGGTCCACGCCGACTGCCCCGGGGGGGCCACAGACCCGGGGACGGATGCCGGCGCAACTCATGGCTACACCCTTCCTGTGGATTCCGACTTCCTCGTCGGCATGGCCACCGTTCCGGAATGCGTCTCTATCAGACACAGCGTCAGAGGCAGCTGGTACATCCAGGCCCTCTGCCAAGAGCTGAGACAGGGCTGTGCCAG GCGTGAGGACATCCTGACCATCCTCACCAGAGTCAACGAGGaagtgagcaggagagagggggacctGTGCAGCCAGTACGGCCCACAGCTGGCCAAGCAGATGCCTGACCCCAGATTCACCCTGAGGAAGAGGCTGGTCTTCCCTGTTCCCAGCATCTCCAGCCCCACACTCTGA
- the casp20 gene encoding caspase 20, apoptosis-related cysteine peptidase isoform X1: protein MLRLAVFSVQTRSMQDIRKRKVPLTETLMSDPDYILQHVQQENLITRREYTNIRSVQRSSEGRVIDLLDKVMDKGEETCRRFLSLLQQPEVQDTFPPLKKLCSGEFTDNPVQETQNAALSEYRMSSLPRGHCLIFNNQHFETESLKERKGSYQDAEALEQVFSWLGFSVHVLQDQPVQEMRSQLQQFSRVEHSDCFVCCVLSHGAEQGIYGRDGALLRIQDVLSPFNGANCPSLANKPKVFFIQACQGKRVQEAVTVHADCPGGATDPGTDAGATHGYTLPVDSDFLVGMATVPECVSIRHSVRGSWYIQALCQELRQGCARREDILTILTRVNEEVSRREGDLCSQYGPQLAKQMPDPRFTLRKRLVFPVPSISSPTL from the exons ATG CTCCGGCTGGCTGTCTTCTCCGTGCAGACACGCAGCATGCAGGACATTCGGAAGAGGAAGGTTCCTTTGACAGAAACGCTGATGTCGGATCCAGACTACATTTTGCAGCATGTCCAGCAGGAGAACCTGATCACACGGCGGGAATACACCAACATTCGTAGCGTTCAGCGGTCCAGCGAGGGCAGAGTCATCGATCTGCTGGACAAGGTGATGGACAAGGGAGAGGAGACCTGCCGTCGTTTTTTGTCCCTCCTACAGCAGCCTGAAGTCCAGGATACCTTCCCGCCTCTAAAAAAACTTTGTTCAGGGGAATTTACAG ACAACCCCGTCCAGGAAACACAGAATGCAGCG CTCAGTGAATACAGGATGTCTAGTCTGCCACGCGGCCACTGTCTGATCTTCAATAATCAGCACTTTGAAACAGAGAGCCTTAAGGAGCGCAAGGGATCCTACCAAGATGCTG AGGCTCTGGAGCAGGTGTTCAGCTGGCTGGGGTTCAGTGTGCACGTGCTGCAGGACCAGCCGGTGCAGGAGATGcgcagccagctgcagcagttcAGCCGTGTGGAACACAGCGACTGCTTCGTGTGCTGCGTGCTCAGCCACGGGGCGGAGCAGGGCATTTACGGCCGCGACGGGGCGCTCCTCCGGATTCAGGACGTCCTCTCCCCCTTCAACGGGGCCAACTGCCCCTCACTGGCCAACAAGCCCAAGGTCTTCTTCATCCAGGCCTGCCAGGGGAAGAGGGTGCAGGAGGCGGTGACGGTCCACGCCGACTGCCCCGGGGGGGCCACAGACCCGGGGACGGATGCCGGCGCAACTCATGGCTACACCCTTCCTGTGGATTCCGACTTCCTCGTCGGCATGGCCACCGTTCCGGAATGCGTCTCTATCAGACACAGCGTCAGAGGCAGCTGGTACATCCAGGCCCTCTGCCAAGAGCTGAGACAGGGCTGTGCCAG GCGTGAGGACATCCTGACCATCCTCACCAGAGTCAACGAGGaagtgagcaggagagagggggacctGTGCAGCCAGTACGGCCCACAGCTGGCCAAGCAGATGCCTGACCCCAGATTCACCCTGAGGAAGAGGCTGGTCTTCCCTGTTCCCAGCATCTCCAGCCCCACACTCTGA